A section of the Pochonia chlamydosporia 170 chromosome 2, whole genome shotgun sequence genome encodes:
- a CDS encoding beta-lactamase (similar to Metarhizium acridum CQMa 102 XP_007813937.1), whose protein sequence is MVKIYLVAQLLAIGALGAKCPPPGPLLPPPAMPSQFDPAGLQNTINRLVSNSRKSWNASTNSFSFALSSTNNTFFEYHHAAKVRDPTGTKNITGDSAYRIMSITKLIHTLTLLLTKPYSLDTEISNYLPELEGVKKYEGVTLRMLVSHSGGVPRDANAVDLFLMDGENLQKAGFPTPDPKDVPKCDYIGLGPCSRETFFENLQRDKLALMPGQSTGYSNQAFVLLGMVLKNMTGKSFPELLREKITQPLGMSVTGLNPPERSRGVIPIAPGNVFWGYDIGNYNLTAGLYSTPNELLTLARGIMNHKLLSPAATRQWMRPGGFAGSYTTAVGAAWEIYRVSYKDRPIDIYTKNGGMPGWSAYLVFVPEYNIAGAINSCGDEPDGPANDMLDLLASSVIPTVDSLARKQARVYVGRYTGPSKSSLELAIDDGPGLRIKTWTNNGKSILDVLAAENGVKVKDIDVRLYPVGEGNRWRMAVEKVNIRPDKISVPSEACHNWVWVDAKRYASYPVDEFTFEVQGGRVVGVKNSGLRASLTKE, encoded by the exons ATGGTCAAAATATATCTTGTTGCTCAACTTCTGGCGATTGGTGCACTTGGCGCCAAATGTCCTCCTCCAggtcctcttcttccaccacccGCGATGCCTTCGCAATTTGATCCCGCCGGCCTACAAAACACCATAAATCGCTTGGTCAGCAATAGCCGTAAATCTTGGAACGCGTCCACAAATTCATTCTCATTTGCCCTGTcgtccaccaacaacacgTTCTTTGAGTATCATCACGCCGCCAAGGTCAGAGACCCGACCGGCACCAAGAACATCACTGGGGATTCAGCGTACCGCATAATGAGCATCACGAAATTAATCCACACATTGACGCTTCTGCTCACTAAGCCTTATTCTTTGGACACGGAAATTTCTAATTACTTGCCCGAGTTGGAAGGGGTTAAGAAATATGAGGGAGTGACTTTGAGAATGCTGGTTTCTCATTCGGGTGGTGTGCCCAGAGATG CCAATGCTGTTGACCTATTTCTCATGGACGGTGAGAACCTTCAAAAGGCTGGGTTTCCGACTCCAGACCCGAAAGATGTTCCCAAATGCGATTATATTGGACTCGGACCATGCAGTCGAGAAA CCTTCTTCGAAAATTTACAGCGGGATAAGCTAGCTCTCATGCCCGGCCAATCGACAGGGTACTCCAACCAGGCATTCGTTCTGCTCGGCATGGTCCTGAAGAACATGACTGGTAAATCGTTCCCAGAGTTGCTTCGCGAGAAGATTACCCAGCCTCTAGGCATGTCCGTGACAGGATTGAACCCCCCAGAACGGTCTCGCGGTGTCATTCCCATCGCACCGGGTAACGTGTTCTGGGGCTATGACATTGGCAACTACAACTT GACCGCCGGTTTGTATTCAACGCCCAACGAACTCCTCACACTCGCCCGCGGCATCATGAACCACAAACTTCTCTCACCAGCCGCTACTAGACAATGGATGCGCCCCGGTGGGTTTGCCGGCTCGTATACCACTGCCGTAGGTGCTGCCTGGGAAATCTACCGCGTCTCATACAAAGATCGCCCCATCGACATCTACACCAAGAATGGCGGCATGCCCGGCTGGTCCGCGTACCTGGTCTTTGTGCCAGAGTACAATATCGCAGGCGCGATTAATTCATGTGGCGACGAACCCGACGGTCCTGCTAATGACATGTTGGATTTGCTCGCTTCGTCTGTCATCCCGACTGTGGATTCTCTAGCCAGGAAGCAGGCTCGCGTTTACGTCGGTCGGTATACTGGGCCCTCCAAGTCTAGTCTTGagcttgccattgatgaCGGGCCTGGGTTGCGTATCAAGACGTGGACTAATAATGGCAAGTCTATCCTGGAtgttttggcggcggagaaTGGCGTAAAAGTGAAAGACATCGACGTCCGTTTATATCCTGTTGGTGAAGGGAATCGGTGGAGAATGGCTGTCGAAAAAGTTAACATCCGGCCTGATAAGATCAGTGTTCCGAGCGAGGCTTGTCATAATTGGGTCTGGGTAGATGCGAAGCGTTATGCTAGCTATCCCGTGGATGAGTTTACATTTGAAGTACAGGGCGGACGGGTTGTTGGTGTGAAGAATAGCGGTTTGAGGGCCAGCTTGACCAAGGAGTGA
- a CDS encoding transglutaminase-like superfamily protein (similar to Colletotrichum fioriniae PJ7 XP_007598563.1) has product MADTEEPRFNTLAERIAALNKQKNFNGNGSAEPPRKRPPPPAPPVRPTNPKRSETAPVPANTASESPQPSVPTRPVRGNGPPPLPRRDTQTSIASNESSATKVASLPPPLPGRAATSQTPPALPRRTSTQSNTYLSTRRNSGSSEISQHSTLSTSSLGRTTSSNTSYTSNGSATRKMMAPATCDPANLPPLPPSKRELEAKAKEAAAQEFAIKDAAAKDYRVKQAAKAQEARAESYTPSPVQPARPSLPPRLPSRPAKPPTPASAQSIPASDAEAEEVKPAPRKLPFGTIKGFSTGQAAKAPTLPNQRPQIPSRPSADSEVNGNDTPPPVPLSSRPSAAQIQAASARATTATTNGENKANSTIGCWVCRDWSGPDTVAAQFPRQSLPRNDPVGHLARGLCDPFPSYDDKARAIFTWCHHNISYDTVSFFGNNVRHMSVEDTIFSGLAVCQGYAEAFKAVANRAGLECVVVGGHGKGFGYAPLKKGERPPPAKPDGHAWNAVRVDGGFWKLIDACWGAGHICEAASLYKKEFSPREFTLTNEKFGLRHFPQDSRLQYRGDGRTISWEEYYTGGMDGEPHQWYGTGNNEGIAEDSVEPKARDISVYSGQIVRFQFSHVCEHWTSEKAGLGKPALFLLSIHGVDGRKDETIPIETNGYWNWVDVNARDLGAPGQTVEILKLETMDNRDARGVTAQEFQSKKGRVGMSWSYIAKWNLV; this is encoded by the coding sequence ATGGCAGACACAGAGGAGCCTCGATTCAACACTCTCGCCGAGAGGATTGCTGCCCTCAACAAGCAGAAGAActtcaatggcaatggctcTGCAGAGCCACCACGCAAGCGGCccccaccaccagcacctccAGTTCGACCAACAAATCCGAAAAGAAGCGAAACTGCTCCAGTGCCTGCAAATACGGCCAGCGAATCCCCTCAACCGTCAGTCCCTACAAGGCCAGTAAGAGGAAATGGACCTCCTCCACTACCTCGACGAGATACCCAGACGTCAATCGCCAGCAATGAATCCTCAGCGACCAAAGTCGCATCCCTTCCCCCTCCATTGCCAGGAAGAGCAGCAACCTCTCAGACTCCTCCTGCCTTGCCTCGACGGACTTCAACGCAGTCAAATACATATCTTTCCACGCGCCGGAACTCGGGCTCTTCCGAGATTTCGCAACATTCAACTCTATCAACGTCGTCATTAGGGCGAacgacatcatcaaacaCAAGCTACACATCCAATGGAAGCGCAACACGAAAGATGATGGCGCCTGCTACTTGCGATCCGGCAAATTTGCCTCCTCTCCCTCCGTCGAAACGTGAGCTAGAAGCCAAGGCTAAGGAGGCCGCGGCTCAAGAATTCGCAATCAAGGACGCAGCCGCAAAAGACTACAGAGTCAAGCAAGCCGCCAAAGCCCAGGAAGCCCGAGCTGAGAGTTACACGCCATCTCCAGTACAGCCTGCTCGACCAAGTTTACCACCACGGCTTCCATCAAGACCCGCCAAGCCTCCTACTCCAGCGTCAGCTCAATCAATTCCTGCCTCAGACGCCGAGGCTGAAGAAGTTAAGCCAGCTCCCCGCAAACTTCCATTCGGCACCATCAAGGGATTCTCTACGGGGCAAGCAGCGAAAGCGCCGACGCTGCCAAACCAGCGACCACAAATTCCTTCCAGACCATCTGCCGATTCCGAGGTCAACGGGAACGATACGCCGCCTCCGGTGCCGCTGTCTTCGAGGCCCTCAGCGGCGCAGATCCAAGCTGCGTCAGCCCGGGCTACAACTGCCACAACAAACGGTGAGAACAAGGCCAACAGCACCATTGGATGCTGGGTGTGCCGAGATTGGAGTGGTCCAGACACCGTGGCAGCACAGTTTCCACGGCAATCCCTACCTCGTAATGATCCCGTCGGCCATCTTGCTCGAGGTTTGTGCGATCCATTTCCATCGTATGACGACAAGGCAAGAGCCATTTTTACATGGTGTCATCACAACATATCCTACGATACTGTATCCTTCTTTGGCAACAATGTGAGGCACATGTCTGTCGAAGACACTATCTTCAGCGGCTTAGCAGTGTGTCAAGGCTACGCAGAGGCATTCAAAGCCGTTGCCAACAGAGCAGGGCTGGAGTgcgtggttgttggtggacaTGGGAAGGGCTTTGGCTATGCGCCTTTGAAGAAGGGCGAGCGCCCACCGCCAGCAAAGCCCGACGGACACGCTTGGAATGCTGTCCGAGTAGATGGTGGTTTCTGGAAGCTTATCGATGCCTGTTGGGGAGCCGGGCACATATGCGAAGCTGCAAGCTTGTACAAGAAGGAGTTCTCTCCTCGCGAGTTTACTTTGACTAATGAAAAATTTGGTCTCCGACACTTTCCCCAGGACTCCCGCCTTCAATACAGGGGTGACGGGCGCACAATATCCTGGGAAGAGTACTACActggagggatggatggcgAGCCACACCAATGGTATGGCACCGGGAATAACGAGGGCATTGCGGAGGATTCGGTGGAGCCCAAGGCTCGTGACATTTCTGTGTACAGCGGCCAAATCGTTCGTTTCCAATTCTCCCACGTTTGCGAGCACTGGACCTCAGAGAAGGCTGGGCTGGGTAAGCCTGCCCTGTTCCTGCTCAGTATccatggagttgatggacgGAAAGATGAGACCATCCCGATTGAGACCAACGGCTACTGGAACTGGGTGGATGTCAATGCCCGAGACCTGGGAGCGCCGGGTCAAACTGTGGAAATTCTCAAACTCGAGACGATGGACAACAGGGATGCTCGGGGCGTCACGGCACAAGAGTTTCAATCGAAGAAGGGCAGAGTAGGGATGTCGTGGTCCTACATTGCCAAGTGGAATTTGGTATAA
- a CDS encoding fluconazole resistance protein (similar to Verticillium alfalfae VaMs.102 XP_003009264.1) yields the protein MAQETKPVSGAEEKEYMGSGARDDSSSTVTEDAHPDAKESGAPSKETEVAPPDQNDADIEAATAITKIPTHKSTTSNKSHSIISKLSKRKTREKLPPPILPTTDLSKGIIGWDSQTDPEMPLNFSPFRKWLLVALLSIITFMSPFASSILAPALGSLEKEYHETDITKGSMPVSIFVLGYAVGPLFLSPLSEIYGRNVILISANAFFCVWLIGCALAPSLDLLIFFRFMCGIGGSACTTIGGALIADMFPVSERGRAMTIWMLGPMFGPTLGPLVGAFVSQTIGWRWVNWISFIPATSTVIAMVFINRETNHQVLIERKVRKLRVELNRPELQSCYFNPDAPPLTKNQILMNGLVRPFKMLFTSAIIFSVSLYIAFAYGCLYLLFNTIPPVFQDTYHFSIGITGLVYLSLLVGYMFGLGLFYTLSDKTVVRMTKANNGVYEPEMRLPDCIWFALAMPVTFFWFGWSADKAAHWIVPIIGLVPFGFGIIGVWLPIQAYIVDAYPQYAASGLAAFSVLRSTVGAFLPLAGPQMFRSLGVGWGASVLGFISIALIPIPALIYRYGGRMRRRFPLNL from the exons ATGGCTCAAGAAACGAAGCCTGTGTCCGGTGCAGAAGAGAAGGAATACATGGGATCCGGAGCCCGAGATGACTCCTCCTCAACTGTGACGGAGGATGCTCACCCGGATGCAAAAGAGTCGGGAGCTCCGTCTAAAGAAACAGAAGTTGCACCACCGGACCAAAACGACGCAGATATCGAAGCA GCCACGGCCATTACCAAAATCCCAACACACAAATCCACCACGAGCAACAAGTCgcacagcatcatcagcaaacTCTCCAAACGCAAAACCCGCGAGAAACTCCCTCCGCCCATCCTCCCCACCACCGATCTCTCAAAAGGCATCATAGGATGGGACAGCCAGACGGACCCCGAAATGCCACTCAACTTTTCGCCCTTTCGAAAATGGCTGCTCGTGGCgctcctctccatcatcacgTTCATGTCGCCGTTTGCGTCGTCCATTCTCGCACCGGCACTGGGATCCTTAGAAAAAGAATACCACGAGACGGACATCACCAAGGGATCTATGCCGGTGTCCATCTTCGTGCTTGGCTACGCCGTTGGCCCGCTGTTTCTGTCGCCGCTGTCTGAGATCTACGGCCGCAATGTTATCCTCATTTCTGCAAATGCCTTTTTCTGCGTGTGGCTGATTGGGTGTGCGCTCGCCCCGTCGCTGGACCTGCTCATCTTTTTTCGGTTCATGTGTGGTATTGGCGGGTCGGCGTGTACGACTATCGGTGGTGCTTTGATCGCGGATATGTTTCCTGTGAGTGAGCGAGGTCGTGCGATGACGATATGGATGCTGGGACCGATGTTTGGCCCGACGTTGGGGCCTCTTGTGGGAGCGTTTGTCTCGCAGACCATTGGGTGGCGGTGGGTGAATTGGATATCCTTCATCCCGGCGACGAGCACAGTTATTGCCATGGTGTTTATCAACCGTGAGACGAATCACCAGGTTCTTATTGAGCGCAAGGTTCGAAAGCTGCGAGTCGAGTTGAATCGTCCAGAGTTACAGAGCTGCTACTTCAATCCAGATGCTCCGCCATTGACGAAGAACCAGATTCTGATGAATGGACTTGTTCGCCCGTTCAAAATGCTCTTTACTTCGGCAATCATCTTTAGCGTTTCGCTGTATATAGCCTTTGCGTATGGCTGTCTCTATCTCCTCTTCAATACCATCCCGCCCGTCTTCCAGGATACGTACCACTTTTCCATTGGCATCACGGGGTTGGTCTATCTCTCCCTGCTGGTAGGGTACATGTTCGGCCTGGGTCTCTTTTACACGCTCTCCGACAAGACGGTCGTGCGAATGACAAAGGCCAATAATGGGGTGTACGAGCCGGAGATGCGGCTCCCGGATTGTATCTGGTTTGCGCTCGCTATGCCTGTTACATTCTTCTGGTTCGGGTGGTCTGCTGACAAGGCAGCACACTGGATCGTTCCCATTATTGGTCTGGTTCCGTTTGGCTTTGGTATTATTGGTGTTTGGCTGCCCATCCAGGCGTACATTGTGGACGCGTATCCGCAGTATGCTGCATCGGGACTCGCTGCGTTTTCGGTGTTGAGAAGTACGGTTGGTGCTTTCTTGCCGCTGGCTGGACCACAGATGTTTAGGAGTCTGGGAGTTGGCTGGGGTGCCTCGGTGTTGGGGTTCATTTCGATAGCCTTGATTCCGATCCCGGCGTTGATATATAGATATGGTGggcggatgagaaggcgATTCCCCCTGAATTTGTAA
- a CDS encoding maltase (similar to Neosartorya fischeri NRRL 181 XP_001261589.1), with product MGAFVPRDTPYWKDATFYQVYPASFKDSNNDGWGDLPGLISKLDYISDLGVDVVWVSPIFESPQKDMGYDVSDYQAIYAPYGTVEDVDTLVKECHSRDMKVILDLVVNHTSSEHQWFKESRSSKNNPKRDWYIWKPARYDENGVRHPPTNWRGYFASSTWTWDEATQEYYLHLYAADQPDLNWENKACREAIYEETMRFWLDRGVDGFRIDTVNKYSKRQDYVDAPITDPASEHQPAPEMWCNGPRIHEFINEMNREALAPYNAVSVGELSLTPHPSQVVPYVSAAAKELDMVFEFSVIRLGTGDGFGAKYIYNPYPLTKLKSLTQTWQSFIEGTDAWATAFIENHDNGRAISRFGNASTRDKWLSSGKTIALWQATLSGSLFLYQGQEIGMVNMPKTWGIEEYKDIESRNFYAEAAASGNQERADDTMKGLQILARDHSRIPFQWDESPHAGFTEHGRPWMKVHDDYRAINASQQERDPDSILNFYKQALKMRKAHRDVFIHGSFKLVNPEDENIFAYVKTSSTRVNERGQFANALVVLNMSDDDQLYPNVAAVLKCSDEDVRCLMTTDSAVKGGDGSRVIGGWQGRVYVNF from the coding sequence ATGGGTGCCTTTGTCCCTCGAGATACACCATATTGGAAAGATGCAACCTTCTACCAAGTCTATCCAGCTTCCTTCAAAGACTCCAATAATGACGGCTGGGGAGACCTTCCGGGCCTTATTTCCAAACTGGACTACATATCTGACCTAGGTGTTGATGTAGTCTGGGTTTCGCCCATTTTCGAGTCTCCCCAGAAGGATATGGGCTACGATGTATCAGACTATCAAGCCATCTATGCACCCTACGGCACAGTCGAAGATGTCGACACGCTCGTTAAAGAATGCCATTCCAGGGACATGAAGGTAATTCTGGACCTGGTTGTCAACCACACCTCATCAGAGCACCAATGGTTCAAAGAGTCCCGCTCGTCAAAAAATAACCCTAAGCGCGATTGGTATATCTGGAAGCCAGCTCGTTATGATGAGAACGGCGTCAGACATCCTCCAACCAACTGGAGAGGGTATTTCGCCAGTTCAACGTGGACGTGGGACGAGGCCACGCAGGAATACTACCTGCATCTGTACGCAGCCGACCAGCCGGATCTGAATTGGGAGAATAAAGCGTGCCGAGAGGCTATCTATGAGGAAACCATGCGCTTCTGGCTGGATCGCGGAGTTGATGGTTTCCGCATCGATACTGTGAACAAGTACTCAAAACGACAGGATTATGTTGACGCCCCCATCACGGATCCTGCTTCTGAGCATCAGCCTGCGCCGGAAATGTGGTGTAATGGTCCTAGGATACATGAGTTCATCAACGAGATGAACCGTGAGGCACTGGCACCATACAATGCCGTGTCCGTGGGAGAATTATCTCTCACGCCTCATCCGTCGCAGGTCGTTCCATACGTGTCTGCTGCAGCAAAGGAGCTCGACATGGTCTTTGAGTTTTCCGTCATTCGTCTCGGGACGGGAGATGGCTTTGGCGCAAAGTACATCTACAACCCCTATCCACTCACCAAGCTCAAAAGTCTGACTCAAACGTGGCAATCTTTTATTGAAGGCACGGATGCGTGGGCAACCGCCTTCATTGAAAACCACGACAATGGCCGCGCCATTTCTCGTTTTGGAAATGCTTCCACACGCGACAAGTGGCTGTCTTCTGGAAAGACTATTGCATTGTGGCAAGCTACACTTAGCGGATCTCTGTTTCTATATCAGGGACAAGAAATCGGCATGGTAAATATGCCAAAGACCTGGGGTATAGAAGAGTACAAGGATATCGAAAGCCGCAATTTTTACGCCGAGGCCGCTGCCTCTGGAAACCAGGAGAGAGCAGATGATACGATGAAGGGTCTACAGATCCTAGCAAGAGACCATTCTAGAATACCATTCCAATGGGACGAGTCGCCTCATGCCGGCTTTACTGAGCACGGCAGGCCCTGGATGAAGGTGCACGATGACTACCGGGCCATCAACGCCTCGCAACAGGAAAGGGACCCGGACTCGATATTGAACTTTTACAAGCAGGCCTTGAAGATGAGAAAAGCTCACCGAGACGTCTTCATCCATGGGTCCTTCAAATTGGTAAATCCAGAGGATGAGAACATTTTCGCCTATGTCAAGACATCCAGCACGCGGGTCAATGAACGGGGACAATTCGCAAACGCCCTCGTGGTTTTGAACATGAGCGACGACGACCAGCTATATCCGAAcgtggcggcggtgttgaaGTGCAGTGATGAGGACGTGCGGTGCCTCATGACTACTGACAGTGCCGTGAAAGGAGGAGATGGTAGCCGGGTTATTGGTGGCTGGCAAGGTCGTGTGTATGTCAATTTTTAG
- a CDS encoding F-box domain-containing protein (similar to Colletotrichum gloeosporioides Nara gc5 XP_007286538.1) yields MATTTTTGGEAAAAATSEASKTTITILDLPAETQREIVSHCSQGDLICLALVSKRFHELAAAQLYRNFHIIFPDDDDINFDSPIDGLAGGLDTFTTSEYNYAKHLKDLSMDTLSAGIKGEHSYQPYLYSASCGKFLNTLLYLTLKRAHSLESFRWNIRVELSRPVYAQLHRIRSLKRVHLRLQAGGSYYMPPPPLPVTVDSQTHHQPNGHWPDTIPPLQPLGPPLPVSLPPPGSPPPGPPPALLPPSSRPPPKGKLGKRSSDTSEPSTLSGFKALRSLSVLDIDNLDIIPELKTCVKNSFSTIKELQLSLSDSLAQQARRPPADSDADDSDVDDEFQVVPTSDNATNYDATGPAKVFRAQEERKLHELILNKIFDIEEPHLVKKSPMHLNTSLNLQPRSNSAVGDSQPLVGDPRSEFISSIRTASTRLMAVMNGSKEFSISQQEILDIIEKAARKYVESDPTNQDVKDDVNHAEKGTGESSLQHPTSSPDTLKTGLNIDANQAGASEGDVTALTGVPDQQQLTTKDPSEERRATRKSQIGEELSPDDIDIEHLETLDEHIDEFDDQQPADTPASGKSLVIRSGLTTSCGESNSAFESPAKLNPQTKQADRDDVKDYSKPGKADREAILDKLVQLHRLVFEVGQRVLEIRDERVNESSSTIASALDAELALLNRSAIEVSNEIRVLESEIEDLLDAPDAQKGENLKQSMDKYARQTRGMSIETLKICLVPVKASVLSQAIDVASIKELTLINVGNQAPIWSMLTKEQKFRPIALRSVYTDHVSASFLTCMAQLPRLDDLFMLERSIKHKPESFAPRNATSIDQIRRLVLKKHMPTLKRLMIKDESNGPNWDANEKTMILICTRGVKLEELALSMNIHAVHAFMQYFSGLINLRAINILHFKNNDTCIWVMREILRFIVDNLSHHPELKLEWIAMEDDRVDRVVRPSDSSADLSSHEPMNRTKEKGKDKAHVSFNSSLSQAYPVIPLDGLDSESESESEGMDSGSRLRFKTVGPLQFYDVWGVKIFEKEIRSGKL; encoded by the exons ATggcgacgacaacaacaaccgGCGGCGAGGCTGCAGCGGCCGCAACATCTGAAGCATCCAAGACAACAATCACAATCCTCGACCTGCCAGCAGAAACACAGCGCGAAATAGTCTCTCAT TGCTCTCAAGGCGACCTCATCTGCCTAGCGCTGGTGTCTAAGCGATTCCATGAGCTGGCCGCCGCTCAGCTCTATCGCAACTTCCACATCATCTTCCctgatgacgatgacatCAACTTTGATTCCCCGATTGATGGCCTGGCTGGCGGCCTCGATACATTTACCACTAGTGAATACAACTACGCCAAGCACCTCAAGGATCTCTCCATGGATACCTTAAGCGCCGGTATCAAAGGAGAGCATTCTTATCAGCCTTACCTTTACAGCGCTAGCTGCGGCAAGTTCCTCAATACCCTGCTTTACCTAACCTTGAAACGAGCGCACTCCCTGGAGTCTTTCCG GTGGAATATTCGCGTCGAGCTCAGTAGACCCGTGTACGCACAGCTGCACCGCATCAGATCGCTCAAAAGAGTACATCTCCGCTTGCAGGCTGGAGGCTCCTATTATATGCCGCCACCGCCTTTACCTGTCACAGTTGACAGCCAaacccaccaccaaccaaatGGCCACTGGCCTGACACGATCCCTCCTCTCCAACCGCTCGGTCCACCACTGCCAGTATCTCTACCGCCGCCAGGTAGTCCACCGCCAGGTCCACCGCCAGCTCTACTACCACCTTCATCGCGACCTCCCCCGAAAGGCAAACTGGGAAAGAGGTCTTCGGACACCAGTGAGCCCTCGACTCTGTCAGGATTCAAAGCCCTGAGGAGCCTATCTGTCCTAGATATCGACAATCTTGACATTATTCCCGAGCTTAAAACCTGCGTCAAAAACTCCTTTTCCACGATTAAGGAACTCCAACTGTCCTTGTCCGATTCTTTGGCGCAGCAAGCAAGAAGACCTCCAGCAGATTCGGACGCTGATGACTCAGACGTCGATGATGAGTTTCAGGTAGTCCCAACATCAGACAATGCCACTAACTATGATGCCACTGGTCCAGCAAAGGTGTTTCGAGCTCAGGAGGAGAGAAAGCTACATGAATTGATCCTGAACAAGATTTTCGACATCGAAGAACCCCATTTGGTCAAGAAATCACCAATGCACTTGAACACTTCTCTGAACCTGCAACCAAGGTCTAATTCGGCAGTCGGAGACTCGCAACCTCTAGTAGGGGACCCTCGCTCTGAGTTCATTTCGTCAATTCGAACAGCATCTACTAGGCTAATGGCGGTTATGAATGGCTCCAAAGAGTTTTCAATTTCACAACAAGAAATCCTTGATATTATTGAGAAAGCTGCGCGAAAATACGTCGAGTCGGATCCCACGAACCAAGATGTGAAAGATGATGTCAACCACGCCGAAAAAGGGACTGGAGAGTCAAGTCTACAGCATCCAACTTCTTCGCCAGATACCTTGAAGACGGGCCTGAACATTGATGCCAACCAAGCCGGGGCCTCAGAGGGTGATGTGACTGCTCTAACTGGGGTTCCTGACCAACAACAGTTGACGACGAAGGACCCGTCAGAGGAACGCAGGGCAACACGGAAATCGCAAATCGGAGAGGAATTATCCCCAGACGATATTGATATTGAGCATCTGGAGACCCTGGATGAACACATTGACGAATTTGACGACCAGCAGCCGGCGGACACTCCAGCATCGGGAAAAAGCTTGGTGATACGATCCGGATTAACCACGTCATGTGGCGAATCAAACAGTGCTTTCGAATCTCCCGCAAAATTGAATCCGCAAACAAAACAAGCTGACCGGGACGATGTGAAAGATTACTCCAAACCCGGAAAGGCGGATCGTGAAGCCATTCTCGACAAGTTGGTACAGCTCCACCGGTTAGTTTTTGAGGTCGGGCAAAGGGTTCTTGAAATCCGCGACGAGAGGGTGAATGAGAGCAGCTCTACAATTGCAAGCGCATTGGACGCCGAGCTGGCACTTCTGAACCGGAGTGCGATAGAAGTGTCCAATGAGATTAGAGTGCTCGAATCCGAAATCGAAGACCTTTTGGATGCACCAGATGCCCAGAAAGGTGAGAATTTGAAGCAGAGCATGGACAAGTATGCACGGCAAACAAGGGGAATGTCAATTGAAACGCTAAAAATTTGCCTCGTCCCCGTTAAAGCATCAGTCTTGTCGCAAGCCATCGACGTTGCGAGCATAAAGGAATTGACTCtcatcaatgttggcaaCCAGGCACCCATATGGTCCATGCTTAcaaaggaacaaaagttTCGCCCTATTGCGTTGCGAAGCGTTTACACGGATCACGTCTCTGCTTCCTTTTTGACCTGTATGGCACAACTTCCGCGACTGGACGATCTGTTTATGCTGGAACGCAGTATAAAGCACAAGCCGGAAAGCTTTGCTCCACGTAACGCGACTTCGATAGATCAGATTCGTCGTCTGGtgctcaagaagcacatGCCGACGCTTAAACGACTCATGATTAAAGACGAATCCAACGGGCCAAACTGGGACGCAAATGAAAAGACAATGATACTCATTTGCACTCGAGGTGTTAAGCTCGAAGAACTTGCACTGAGTATGAACATACACGCTGTG CATGCATTTATGCAGTATTTCTCTGGCCTGATCAATCTCCGAGCAATTAATATTCTCCACTTTAAGAATAATGACACATGTATCTGGGTCATGCGGGAAATACTACGATTTATCGTCGATAATCTCTCCCACCACCCGGAGCTGAAACTGGAATGGATAGCTATGGAGGATGACCGGGTCGATCGAGTCGTCCGACCATCTGATTCGTCTGCAGACCTGTCTTCTCACGAACCCATGAACAGGACAAAGGAGAAGGGAAAGGATAAAGCTCATGTATCATTCAACAGCAGCTTGTCACAAGCCTATCCTGTGATACCGCTAGACGGACTGGACTCGGAAAGTGAGAGCGAAAGCGAAGGCATGGACAGTGGATCTCGACTGAGATTTAAAACGGTTGGGCCCTTGCAGTTCTATGATGTATGGGGAGTGAAGATTTTCGAGAAGGAGATACGGAGCGGTAAGCTGTAG